The DNA sequence GCAGCCGCGGCAGCTGGAACCCGGCCATGTAGCGGCTGGCCGCCCCCTGCCCGAGGGGGTCGCGCAGCAGCGCGTCCCGCATCACGATCGGGTGCGGCGCCCCGAGCCCGGTGAGCGAGACGACCAGACGCGGGTGCAGCGTGGCGACCGTCCAGCCGATCGTGGCGCCCCAGTCGTGCCCGACGACGTGGGCGCGCGACTCCCCGAGCGCCCGGATCAGCCCGGCGCAGTCCCCGGCGAGGGTCCACAGGTCGTAGCCCCGGGGAGGCTTGTCGGTGTCGCCGTAGCCGCGGAGGTCGGGCGCGACGGCCCGGTAGCCGGCGTCGCCGAGGGCGAGGAGCTGGTGGCGCCAGGTCCACCAGAACTCCGGGAAGCCGTGCAGCAGCACGACCAGCGGGCCGGTCGGTGGGCCGTACTCCGCGAGGTGCATGCGGATGCCGTTCGCCGACACCGCACGGTGCGTCCACGGACCGGGGATCCGGACGACCGAGGGGCCGGGCGGAGTGCCGGCAGTCGCGGACACGTCGGATCAGCCCGCGGCTGCGTGCCGCCCGGAGGTGCCGTCGGCGATCTCGCGGACGTTGTCGCGGTCACCGCGCTGGCCGCGCTGGGCGAGCACCTGCGCGGAGTCCTTGAGCGATTCGATGGTGCGCTCCGGCTTGCGGATCTTGCGGACCCGCAGGTAGCCGAGGAAGCCGAACAGGCCGGCCACGAGCAGCATGAACAGGAACGTGATCCCGAAGCCAGCGGCACGGTTGAGCCAAATCGAGAGGAACTCGGCGAGGGTGAAGAACAGGTAGAACAGGCTGAACAGCCCGATCACCGCGGCGATCACGAAGAAGACGCTGCCCTGCACGCCCTTCTTCACCTCGGCCGTGACCTCGGCCTTGGCGAGCTCCACCTCCGACCGGACCAGGGTCGAGAGATGGGTGGTGACGTCCTTCGCGAGGGCGCCGAGGGACGCGTCGCGCGGCCCCGGCTCGTTCGTGAGCGGGATCGAGGGCAGGACCGGCGGAACCTCCGCGTTGCCCGACTGGCTGTTGCTGGCCACCGTCTTCCCTCCTGCTGGTGCACTCGCCTGCCCGGGGTGCTGGGGATC is a window from the Pseudonocardia sp. HH130629-09 genome containing:
- a CDS encoding phage holin family protein, with amino-acid sequence MASNSQSGNAEVPPVLPSIPLTNEPGPRDASLGALAKDVTTHLSTLVRSEVELAKAEVTAEVKKGVQGSVFFVIAAVIGLFSLFYLFFTLAEFLSIWLNRAAGFGITFLFMLLVAGLFGFLGYLRVRKIRKPERTIESLKDSAQVLAQRGQRGDRDNVREIADGTSGRHAAAG
- a CDS encoding alpha/beta fold hydrolase, giving the protein MSATAGTPPGPSVVRIPGPWTHRAVSANGIRMHLAEYGPPTGPLVVLLHGFPEFWWTWRHQLLALGDAGYRAVAPDLRGYGDTDKPPRGYDLWTLAGDCAGLIRALGESRAHVVGHDWGATIGWTVATLHPRLVVSLTGLGAPHPIVMRDALLRDPLGQGAASRYMAGFQLPRLPERSLRADGGARVGRIMRAWAGPEWAATADFADVVARNAEAMRISTVAHCSLEYYRWSMRSQLRPDGHRFAREVSRPVGVPVLQVHGADDPCVLDTTMRGDERFAGAGLTHHTLPATGHFPQQEHPTHVTALIGAHLQRCDG